In Parasegetibacter sp. NRK P23, a single genomic region encodes these proteins:
- a CDS encoding inorganic phosphate transporter: MLSFLIIIIILAVIFDLINGFHDAANSIATIVSTKVLTPFQAVVWAAFFNVVAYFIFDLNVADTVAKTVKNSSINLEVIFAGLIAAISWNLLTWWFGIPSSSSHTLIGGFAGAAIAHAGSFTVVAQDKILQIFAFIFIAPFVGMIMAYIITIIIVNICRKSNPYRADKWFKRLQLVSSALFSIGHGGNDSQKVMGIISAALLVYATQVTAAGGEIPHWALVEQTVDAATGKAKIAHIPTWVPIVCYTAIGLGTMMGGWKIVKTMGTRITKVTPLEGVSAETAGAFTLFITEKLGIPVSTTHTITGSIIGVGLTKRVSAVRWGVTINLLWAWILTIPVSALLAALVYYIVTLFK; the protein is encoded by the coding sequence ATGCTCTCCTTCCTCATCATTATCATCATCCTGGCCGTGATCTTCGACCTCATCAACGGGTTTCACGACGCGGCCAACTCCATAGCCACCATCGTTTCCACCAAAGTACTCACACCTTTCCAGGCGGTGGTTTGGGCCGCTTTCTTCAACGTAGTGGCCTACTTTATCTTCGACCTGAACGTGGCCGATACCGTGGCGAAAACCGTGAAGAACAGCAGCATCAACCTGGAAGTGATTTTCGCCGGGCTCATTGCCGCCATCAGCTGGAACCTGCTTACCTGGTGGTTCGGCATTCCCTCCAGTTCCTCGCATACGCTTATCGGTGGATTCGCGGGCGCCGCCATCGCGCACGCCGGCAGCTTTACCGTGGTGGCCCAGGATAAAATATTGCAGATTTTCGCCTTCATCTTCATCGCGCCTTTTGTAGGGATGATCATGGCCTATATTATTACCATCATTATCGTGAACATCTGCCGGAAATCAAATCCCTATCGGGCCGATAAATGGTTCAAGCGATTACAACTTGTTTCTTCGGCGTTGTTCAGTATTGGTCACGGCGGTAACGACTCCCAAAAGGTAATGGGCATTATTTCCGCTGCGCTCCTGGTGTATGCCACACAGGTAACAGCGGCAGGCGGTGAAATTCCACACTGGGCGCTTGTGGAGCAAACAGTGGATGCCGCTACGGGGAAAGCCAAAATCGCCCATATTCCCACCTGGGTACCCATTGTATGTTACACAGCCATCGGCCTGGGTACCATGATGGGCGGCTGGAAGATCGTTAAAACCATGGGAACCCGCATCACCAAAGTAACACCACTGGAAGGCGTAAGCGCCGAAACCGCGGGAGCCTTCACGCTGTTCATCACCGAAAAACTGGGTATCCCGGTAAGTACCACACATACCATTACCGGTTCCATCATCGGGGTCGGACTTACCAAAAGGGTATCGGCCGTGCGCTGGGGGGTCACCATCAACCTGCTCTGGGCCTGGATACTCACGATACCGGTAAGTGCCCTGCTGGCGGCCCTGGTATATTACATTGTAACACTCTTTAAATAA
- a CDS encoding TonB-dependent receptor: MQSSSLLKPFLSLFFIMCFGILNAQQPTRLSGKIINAKNEAIAGATVEVVGVGKSQAANVEGRFSIALEPGKKYTLIVSNVGYDTKMLEDVEVKAGTDNDIQIVLEVSNATLSEVVVKTSVKKESTSALINFQRNNTAVSSGVAADFIKKTPDRNTGEVLKRVSGASIQDNKYVVVRGLGDRYNAAIINGAQMPSSEPDRKTFSFDIIPSSVIDNIVINKTATPDLPGEFAGGLVQVTTKDVPTRNFLNVGVSFGYNTNSTFRDFVSNERGKYDWIGFDDGRRDLPKGFPSSAQEYRALGNEVGGTQKQLDLTRSFRNDVYRQDNSRTAPIQTYQIAYGAGKRLKNDAQIGAVFSLIYRNAKMLYDVERAQYEQAGNAIFNYVDEQNRYSTTVGAMANIAYVKGRHKFAFKNLYNRFFEDNYYTRSGVNNNRLQDIRLWSSFLNQRSLYSTQLEGEHQLTNSGIKFKWNGNYALNMKQQPDLRTSLYVNPIGGADRFEVDPDDTRRFFSQLQDHSAGAGGYFTVPFNLLGEKQTFKAGGSVLLRFRDFKSRIFRYVPFSGSNFNTDLNFLPYDKIFEPQNISESGFVLDEFTNNEDKYFGISALDAGYAMFDTKFSDRVRLVWGLRVEFFEQFLRTKDRSAEQVVINNEQWDVLPSANLTFSINRDNNIRASISKTVSRPEFREIAPFQFYDYESNYGVSGAPSLESADIYNADLRYEWYPAPGEALTLGGFYKRFVKPIEFRLDPGSNADRRLYFYQNAKDADTYGIEFELRKNFSFLNPNSDFFQNLAFFGNLTYIFSQVRFSDQVLGKDVSADRPIQGQSPYLINGGFQYSADKSGLSASLLYNRVGQRLSLVGNNSLGFPDIYENPRDLIDFQLAKKVANKRGEIKLTISDILNQKIMLYENVDTDKIYKKGTDRVFSSFTPGSTITLGFTYDFSL; this comes from the coding sequence ATGCAATCTTCTTCTTTACTCAAACCGTTTCTCTCTCTCTTTTTCATAATGTGTTTCGGCATTCTGAATGCGCAGCAGCCAACCCGTTTAAGCGGAAAAATCATCAACGCGAAAAATGAAGCCATAGCCGGTGCCACCGTTGAAGTAGTGGGGGTGGGTAAATCACAGGCCGCAAACGTGGAAGGACGCTTCAGCATCGCATTAGAGCCAGGTAAGAAATATACGCTCATCGTATCCAATGTTGGGTACGACACGAAGATGCTGGAAGATGTGGAAGTGAAAGCCGGTACGGACAATGATATCCAGATTGTACTGGAAGTGAGCAACGCCACACTTTCAGAAGTGGTGGTGAAAACATCCGTTAAGAAAGAAAGTACAAGCGCCCTGATTAATTTTCAACGCAACAACACGGCTGTTTCAAGTGGTGTGGCCGCGGATTTTATTAAGAAAACCCCTGACCGTAACACCGGTGAGGTGCTCAAAAGGGTAAGCGGCGCCAGCATTCAGGATAATAAATATGTGGTGGTGCGCGGACTGGGCGATCGTTACAATGCCGCCATCATCAATGGTGCGCAGATGCCAAGCTCTGAACCCGACCGTAAGACTTTCTCTTTCGATATCATTCCGTCTTCTGTAATCGACAATATTGTAATCAACAAAACCGCTACGCCAGATCTTCCCGGAGAATTTGCCGGGGGATTGGTACAAGTGACCACAAAAGACGTTCCTACGAGAAACTTTCTGAACGTAGGCGTGAGTTTCGGATATAACACTAATTCCACTTTCAGGGATTTTGTAAGCAACGAACGTGGAAAATATGACTGGATAGGTTTTGACGATGGAAGAAGAGATCTGCCCAAAGGATTTCCTTCATCGGCCCAGGAATACAGGGCTTTGGGCAATGAGGTTGGGGGCACACAAAAGCAGTTGGACCTCACCAGAAGTTTCCGTAACGATGTTTACAGGCAGGATAATTCCAGAACAGCGCCTATTCAAACCTACCAGATCGCGTATGGCGCCGGAAAGCGCCTGAAGAACGACGCGCAGATTGGCGCGGTGTTCTCCCTGATTTACCGCAACGCGAAAATGTTGTACGATGTGGAGCGCGCGCAGTATGAGCAGGCAGGTAACGCGATCTTTAACTATGTGGATGAACAGAACAGGTACAGCACTACCGTGGGTGCCATGGCCAACATCGCTTACGTGAAAGGTCGTCATAAGTTTGCTTTCAAGAACCTGTACAACCGCTTTTTTGAAGACAATTATTATACAAGGTCAGGCGTAAACAACAACAGGTTGCAGGATATCCGGTTGTGGTCCTCGTTCCTTAACCAGAGAAGTTTGTACAGCACCCAACTGGAAGGCGAACATCAGCTCACCAACAGCGGAATCAAGTTCAAATGGAACGGTAACTACGCGCTGAATATGAAACAACAGCCTGATCTCCGCACCTCTTTGTATGTGAATCCGATTGGTGGTGCCGACAGGTTTGAAGTGGATCCCGATGATACGCGCCGCTTCTTCTCCCAGTTACAGGACCACAGTGCAGGTGCAGGTGGTTATTTCACCGTGCCTTTTAACCTGCTCGGTGAAAAGCAGACTTTCAAAGCCGGAGGTTCAGTGTTGCTTCGTTTCCGTGACTTTAAATCCAGGATATTCCGGTATGTTCCTTTCTCCGGATCTAATTTCAATACCGACCTGAATTTCCTTCCCTACGATAAGATTTTTGAACCCCAGAATATTAGTGAATCAGGCTTCGTGCTGGATGAGTTCACCAACAATGAAGACAAATACTTTGGTATCTCTGCCCTGGATGCGGGTTATGCCATGTTCGATACAAAATTTTCAGACCGTGTGCGCCTTGTATGGGGACTTCGCGTAGAGTTCTTTGAACAATTCCTCCGTACGAAAGACCGTTCCGCTGAGCAGGTAGTGATCAACAATGAGCAATGGGATGTATTGCCCTCCGCCAACTTAACTTTCTCCATTAACAGAGATAACAACATACGGGCTTCAATTTCTAAAACAGTATCCCGCCCTGAATTCAGGGAAATCGCACCATTCCAGTTCTACGATTACGAATCCAACTATGGCGTTTCAGGCGCGCCTTCTCTTGAAAGCGCGGATATCTACAATGCCGACCTTCGTTACGAGTGGTACCCTGCACCCGGAGAGGCCCTCACTTTAGGAGGCTTCTACAAGAGATTCGTGAAGCCGATTGAGTTCCGCCTTGACCCCGGAAGCAACGCCGACAGAAGGTTGTACTTCTACCAGAACGCGAAAGACGCCGATACTTATGGTATTGAATTTGAACTCCGCAAAAACTTTAGTTTCCTTAACCCCAACAGTGATTTCTTCCAGAACCTCGCCTTCTTCGGCAACCTGACCTATATCTTCTCGCAAGTGAGATTCTCTGACCAGGTACTTGGAAAGGATGTTTCTGCTGACCGTCCGATCCAGGGACAATCTCCTTACCTGATCAACGGAGGCTTCCAGTATTCCGCTGATAAAAGCGGACTGTCGGCAAGCTTACTCTACAACAGGGTGGGACAACGCCTTTCACTTGTGGGAAACAATTCTTTGGGCTTCCCGGATATTTATGAAAATCCCCGCGATCTGATCGACTTCCAACTCGCGAAAAAGGTAGCCAACAAAAGAGGAGAAATTAAACTCACTATTTCAGACATTCTCAACCAAAAGATCATGCTGTACGAGAATGTGGATACCGATAAAATCTATAAGAAAGGAACCGACCGCGTGTTCAGTTCCTTCACCCCCGGCAGCACCATCACACTTGGATTCACCTACGATTTCAGCCTCTAA
- a CDS encoding DUF47 domain-containing protein — MALNSIMKFFMPKDKVFYSLFEQVGENVEKMGVVLKDVVSEPSFDKRAALISQIEDMEHINDDFTHKIFTELGRNFITPFDREDIHYLASALDDIADYIYSSAKKINFYKVNPNDQGIQKMADLIEQGAKQIHMALVELRNMKNMRQITDALVKVNSIENQADDIFDLSIDRLFEMEPDAKEVIKKREIYQAMETVTDKCEDAANVIESIIIKYA; from the coding sequence ATGGCCCTGAATTCAATTATGAAGTTCTTCATGCCGAAAGACAAGGTATTCTACTCCCTCTTTGAACAGGTTGGTGAGAACGTGGAAAAAATGGGTGTGGTCCTCAAAGATGTTGTTTCAGAACCCTCCTTCGATAAAAGAGCCGCCCTCATCTCCCAGATAGAAGATATGGAACACATCAACGACGATTTCACCCATAAAATCTTCACTGAACTCGGGCGCAACTTCATCACCCCTTTCGACCGGGAAGACATCCACTACCTCGCCTCCGCGCTGGACGATATCGCCGATTACATTTATTCTTCCGCGAAAAAGATCAACTTCTATAAAGTTAACCCCAACGACCAGGGTATCCAGAAAATGGCCGACCTTATTGAACAGGGCGCCAAACAGATTCACATGGCACTGGTAGAACTGCGCAACATGAAGAACATGCGCCAGATCACCGACGCGCTCGTGAAAGTGAACAGCATCGAGAACCAGGCCGATGATATCTTCGACCTCAGCATCGACCGCCTCTTCGAAATGGAACCCGACGCCAAAGAAGTGATCAAGAAAAGAGAGATTTACCAGGCAATGGAAACCGTGACCGATAAATGCGAAGACGCCGCAAACGTGATCGAATCCATTATTATCAAATACGCGTAG
- a CDS encoding HAEPLYID family protein: MRKIFSTAGVLCLMVITANAQEKSKAHTDSAYIHKIQETKEPDKVLHAEPLYIDLIRDLGARKGEKEWNFGLGITDNLKYDSYEALVEYEWAPVNRLGLEVELPFTFYSKLNGTPNSEKPANKLESIKTAIQWTFLVSQRASTSMAIGYINELELADLNKLGKQRSVTGNIFNPFLIAAKRWGNNFHSLLYTGPVLEKPFAGGGWHSRYEINTSFHYMIPGTRNFVGTEFNKELHGSDFDMVIRPQLRVGIADNLLIGIVGGIPVRRENQRFSSFVRVIWEPGHGR; this comes from the coding sequence ATGCGAAAAATATTTTCGACTGCAGGTGTTTTGTGCCTGATGGTCATAACCGCCAATGCACAAGAAAAAAGCAAGGCCCATACAGATAGCGCCTATATCCATAAGATCCAGGAAACCAAAGAACCCGATAAAGTATTACACGCCGAACCACTTTACATTGACCTGATCCGCGACCTTGGCGCAAGAAAAGGAGAGAAAGAATGGAACTTCGGTCTGGGCATCACCGATAACCTCAAATACGACAGTTACGAAGCTTTGGTGGAATACGAATGGGCACCCGTTAACAGATTGGGACTGGAAGTAGAACTGCCATTCACCTTCTACTCGAAACTCAACGGAACACCCAACAGCGAGAAGCCCGCCAATAAACTGGAAAGCATCAAAACCGCTATCCAATGGACTTTCCTTGTTTCACAGCGTGCCAGCACCAGTATGGCCATCGGTTACATCAACGAACTTGAATTGGCGGACCTGAACAAACTCGGCAAACAACGATCGGTTACGGGGAACATATTCAACCCTTTCCTCATCGCCGCAAAGCGCTGGGGCAATAATTTCCATTCGTTGCTGTACACGGGTCCTGTGCTGGAAAAGCCCTTCGCTGGCGGCGGGTGGCACAGCCGCTACGAGATCAATACCAGTTTTCATTATATGATTCCGGGCACCCGGAACTTCGTGGGAACCGAATTCAACAAGGAACTGCACGGTTCCGATTTTGATATGGTGATCAGGCCGCAACTACGGGTAGGGATAGCCGATAACCTGTTGATAGGCATTGTGGGCGGTATCCCGGTAAGGAGGGAGAACCAGCGTTTCAGTAGTTTTGTGCGCGTGATCTGGGAGCCGGGGCACGGGAGGTAA
- the rfbA gene encoding glucose-1-phosphate thymidylyltransferase RfbA: protein MKGIILAGGSGTRLHPITYAISKQIMPVYDKPMIYYPLSTLMMAGIREILIISTPQDLPLFKKLLGTGEQIGLSLSYAEQAVPNGLAQAFVIGESFIGKDNVALVLGDNIFHGVGLGQQLEKNTTPDGGIVYAYHVSDPERYGVVEFDADNKVVSIEEKPLQPKSNYAVPGLYFYDNDVIEIAKNLQPSPRGEYEITDVNKEYLKRGKLRVSVMDRGTAWLDTGTFDSLMQASQFVQVIEQRQGIKIACIEEIAYRKGFIGKEKLEEIAKPLMKSGYGKYLMELI, encoded by the coding sequence ATGAAGGGAATTATTCTCGCCGGAGGATCCGGAACCCGTTTGCACCCCATCACCTATGCCATCAGCAAGCAGATCATGCCGGTGTACGATAAACCCATGATCTATTACCCGCTTTCCACCCTGATGATGGCAGGTATCCGCGAAATTCTGATTATATCCACGCCACAGGATCTTCCACTGTTTAAAAAACTGCTGGGCACAGGGGAACAGATCGGACTTTCCTTGTCTTATGCCGAACAGGCCGTTCCCAACGGACTGGCACAGGCTTTCGTGATCGGCGAATCCTTTATCGGGAAAGACAATGTGGCGCTGGTACTCGGCGATAACATCTTCCACGGTGTGGGCCTGGGCCAGCAACTGGAAAAGAATACCACCCCGGATGGCGGTATCGTATACGCCTACCACGTGAGCGACCCCGAAAGGTATGGTGTGGTGGAATTTGACGCGGACAATAAAGTGGTGTCCATTGAAGAAAAGCCCCTTCAGCCCAAAAGCAATTACGCCGTTCCCGGACTTTATTTCTACGACAATGATGTAATTGAGATCGCCAAAAACCTTCAGCCCTCACCGCGCGGGGAATATGAAATCACCGACGTGAACAAAGAATACCTGAAAAGAGGCAAGCTCCGCGTTTCCGTAATGGACCGTGGTACCGCCTGGCTGGATACCGGCACTTTCGATTCGCTAATGCAGGCCTCACAATTCGTGCAGGTGATCGAGCAACGCCAGGGCATCAAGATCGCCTGCATTGAAGAGATCGCCTACCGCAAAGGATTTATCGGGAAAGAGAAACTGGAAGAGATCGCTAAACCACTGATGAAAAGCGGTTATGGAAAATATTTGATGGAGCTGATATAA